In Salvelinus namaycush isolate Seneca chromosome 37, SaNama_1.0, whole genome shotgun sequence, the following are encoded in one genomic region:
- the LOC120030964 gene encoding CKLF-like MARVEL transmembrane domain-containing protein 8, protein MRSGQEKKGPSKGKWKQDNSPNNTMLMQKFKKLSPAAVEVMRIYRLRLQQYSLTRGLYLKRYKINGEVFIRDVLINQGAGSKSGRSILKMEGAATRTVITSTSSRTEHFSTSTLAYDRQFLRTVSGLLVFAEIVFGLLVWMLIAGTEYFRVSAFGWVMFVAILYWVLTVIFLIIYLTTAYNRIPQVPWTTVGLFFNSSATVMYVVVAAVDAASISHAIKGRHNYTCWVASTFFAFLVTLCYAGSTYFSFKSWRSRDEEQ, encoded by the exons ATGAGAAGTGGCCAGGAGAAGAAGGGTCCGTCTAAGGGGAAATGGAAACAGGACAACAGCCCCAACAACACAATGCTGATGCAGAAATTTAAGAAGCTCTCTCCGGCTGCTGTGGAG GTTATGAGAATCTATCGTCTGAGGCTGCAGCAATATTCCTTGACCCGAGGCCTGTACCTGAAACGATACAAGATCAACGGTGAAGTGTTCATTAGAGACGTCCTTATCAACCA AGGGGCAGGATCCAAAAGCGGTAGATCGATATTGAAAATGGAAGGAGCAGCGACGCGCACTGTGATAACGTCTACAAGCAGCAGGACGGAACATTTTTCCACCTCTACTCTGGCTTACGACAGGCAGTTTCTTCGCACTGTTTCGGGGCTCCTCGTTTTCGCAGAAATA GTGTTTGGTCTGCTGGTATGGATGCTGATAGCAGGGACGGAGTACTTCCGTGTGTCTGCCTTTGGGTGGGTCATGTTTGTGGCCATCTTGTACTGGGTCCTGACGGTCATCTTCCTCATCATCTACCTGACCACGGCTTACAACAGGATCCCTCAGGTCCCCTGGACAACTGTG ggtctgttcttcaacagtagtgctacagtgatgtatgtggtgGTAGCAGCAGTGGACGCAGCCTCAATCAGCCATGCTATTAAGGGGCGTCATAACTACACCTGCTGGGTCGCATCCACA TTCTTTGCCTTCCTGGTCACGCTCTGCTATGCAGGAAGTacatatttcagttttaaatCATGGAGATCAAGGGATGAGGAACAATAA